From Woronichinia naegeliana WA131, the proteins below share one genomic window:
- a CDS encoding VWA domain-containing protein: MLAEAKNRVDGSRAKEIQTSIDLFSYGFGLRTISVCDLFSLIKAGQNVITKEEIEEIKQRYIRSSQEKYSGYEGLGDLARQYGFGGLVNQVSSTVQASAETEIRRKILLEVKSRLEKEIDNVGDTTLSIEEVTHLWKDSENAFENAEELIFGSTPMKEGLTEVSKRFERELAIRDKNTTPILFILSDGEPTDGNPLPVIESLKSLGVVVISCFVTDQNIANPRVLFGQAEPHWNQGASLMFEMSSTVEDDSTFAKFLLRKNWVVHPNSKLFVQANHSVILEEFIRVALSPFEWVRPLVDKSCCNQGSTGNPY, encoded by the coding sequence TTGTTGGCTGAAGCCAAAAATCGTGTTGATGGAAGCCGTGCAAAAGAAATACAGACATCTATTGATTTATTCTCATACGGTTTTGGGCTTCGTACGATAAGCGTTTGTGATTTGTTCTCGCTTATAAAAGCAGGACAAAATGTAATTACGAAAGAAGAGATAGAAGAAATTAAACAGAGATATATTCGTTCTTCACAGGAAAAATATAGTGGCTATGAGGGATTAGGTGATTTGGCTAGACAGTATGGTTTTGGTGGCTTAGTCAATCAAGTTTCTAGTACTGTTCAAGCCAGTGCCGAGACTGAAATACGAAGAAAAATTTTGCTTGAAGTCAAGTCTCGTCTCGAAAAAGAAATTGACAATGTAGGTGATACGACTTTATCTATTGAAGAGGTTACTCACCTTTGGAAAGATAGCGAAAATGCTTTTGAGAATGCCGAGGAGCTAATTTTTGGCAGCACTCCCATGAAAGAAGGTTTGACTGAAGTTTCTAAACGCTTTGAACGGGAGTTGGCAATTCGAGATAAAAATACTACTCCAATTTTATTTATTCTTTCGGATGGAGAACCAACAGACGGTAATCCATTACCCGTTATAGAATCATTGAAGTCTTTGGGTGTAGTTGTAATATCATGCTTTGTAACAGATCAAAATATAGCTAATCCAAGAGTTCTTTTTGGTCAAGCAGAACCTCATTGGAATCAAGGAGCTAGCTTGATGTTTGAAATGTCCTCAACTGTGGAGGATGATTCTACTTTTGCTAAGTTTTTGCTCCGTAAGAATTGGGTTGTGCATCCTAATTCAAAATTGTTTGTACAGGCAAATCATTCAGTTATTCTAGAAGAGTTTATCCGTGTTGCTTTAAGCCCGTTTGAGTGGGTGCGACCTTTAGTTGATAAAAGCTGTTGTAATCAGGGTTCTACAGGGAACCCATATTGA
- a CDS encoding ISKra4 family transposase has translation MKTLVGEVEISQKQARKLKVSPKIVLSPGLEKCCLRASAKTSYQQAEEDIEELMGIKVGHSSLHRLVERTELPLAQAQSESAGVSIDGGKICLRGEEKEGGQWRDYKLVSLHGNVCEAFFQDPEGLKNWSNVQPLSPIVTFLGDGHPAIWNAVESFATQSWLIRREVLDWYHLKENLFKVGGSLKRLEAVEHLLWRGFVNKAIDAFDGVKSKRAKNFQAYLTKHYQRIPDYQYYQQLGIVIGSGDVESKIKQVGARVKLSGARWHLHNVSRILRLRCAYLNGCDL, from the coding sequence ATCAAAACCCTAGTCGGAGAAGTGGAAATAAGCCAAAAACAAGCCAGAAAACTAAAGGTGTCGCCAAAAATCGTCTTAAGTCCAGGTTTAGAGAAATGCTGTCTAAGAGCCAGTGCGAAAACATCCTACCAACAAGCAGAAGAAGATATAGAGGAGTTGATGGGGATAAAAGTAGGACATAGCAGTTTACATCGCTTGGTAGAACGGACAGAACTGCCCTTAGCTCAAGCTCAGTCAGAGAGTGCGGGGGTCAGTATAGATGGGGGAAAGATTTGTCTGCGGGGCGAGGAGAAGGAAGGGGGACAGTGGCGAGATTATAAACTGGTGAGTCTTCATGGCAATGTCTGTGAAGCCTTTTTCCAAGACCCAGAGGGCTTAAAGAATTGGAGCAATGTTCAACCTTTGTCTCCAATAGTGACCTTTTTGGGAGATGGTCATCCCGCAATCTGGAATGCGGTAGAGAGTTTCGCCACTCAATCGTGGCTGATACGACGAGAGGTGTTGGATTGGTATCATCTCAAGGAGAATCTGTTCAAAGTGGGTGGCTCTCTCAAACGGCTAGAAGCAGTGGAGCATTTACTGTGGCGGGGTTTTGTGAACAAGGCAATAGATGCGTTTGATGGAGTCAAAAGCAAGAGGGCAAAGAATTTTCAAGCCTATTTGACGAAGCATTATCAGCGTATCCCTGATTACCAATACTATCAACAGCTTGGTATTGTGATTGGTTCTGGTGATGTGGAGTCTAAGATTAAACAGGTGGGAGCTAGGGTTAAATTGTCGGGAGCACGTTGGCATCTTCATAATGTTTCTCGTATTCTTCGGCTACGATGTGCTTATCTCAATGGGTGTGACCTTTAG
- a CDS encoding IS1 family transposase — protein sequence MSTLNKSSIDLLSDIGLPQEKEEALFQKNCPHCYSEKVKIHSHYQTKGNGERKMFICQECGSCFAETYGSVIAGLETPLSEIVKVLKARMEGIGLNAAARVFGYAKTTILNWEKKLSGLQETLFLYALVNEFVKLVIEGDELYTKVGKNKEASASEGWTIVLMDRASRFIWHLKCGKKEQKLFLEAMMTVAELFERSAESLQLFTDGEKRYSQLLFNICHEVLRTGKRGRPTKVLPKGMVVRLKNKSSKRRDSEGKLEKVETPKTEHPETTEKPEDKDVHANHVEAFNSSLRRYLAAFRRRTNTYAKSVVGLQRVLDIFWMVHNFVRSHFTTKKVPAVALGIIQKGLTWEDLLQIRLIC from the coding sequence ATGTCAACATTGAATAAAAGCTCAATTGACCTCCTAAGTGATATTGGCTTACCTCAAGAGAAAGAGGAAGCCTTATTTCAGAAAAACTGCCCTCATTGCTATAGTGAAAAAGTAAAAATACATTCTCATTACCAAACGAAAGGTAACGGGGAACGTAAAATGTTCATCTGTCAAGAATGTGGTTCTTGTTTTGCTGAGACTTATGGTAGCGTAATCGCTGGCTTAGAAACCCCATTAAGTGAAATTGTAAAAGTATTAAAAGCCAGAATGGAAGGAATAGGATTAAATGCAGCAGCCCGAGTATTCGGCTACGCAAAAACAACAATATTGAATTGGGAAAAGAAATTATCAGGATTACAAGAGACATTATTTTTATACGCCTTAGTGAATGAATTTGTTAAATTAGTAATAGAAGGGGATGAACTATACACAAAAGTTGGAAAAAATAAAGAAGCAAGTGCCTCTGAGGGGTGGACAATCGTGCTCATGGACAGGGCTAGCCGCTTTATTTGGCATTTAAAATGTGGTAAAAAAGAGCAGAAATTATTTCTAGAAGCAATGATGACGGTAGCGGAATTATTTGAAAGGAGTGCAGAATCTCTCCAGTTATTTACAGATGGAGAAAAGCGATATAGTCAACTGCTATTTAATATTTGTCACGAAGTATTAAGGACTGGGAAGCGAGGTCGTCCCACCAAAGTATTACCGAAGGGTATGGTGGTAAGATTAAAAAATAAGAGTAGTAAACGTCGAGATTCTGAGGGTAAACTAGAGAAAGTAGAAACTCCGAAAACTGAACATCCTGAGACAACAGAAAAACCAGAAGACAAGGATGTTCATGCCAACCACGTTGAGGCATTTAATAGTTCTCTACGACGCTATTTAGCCGCCTTTCGTCGTCGAACAAATACTTATGCTAAATCTGTTGTGGGATTACAGCGAGTGCTAGATATTTTCTGGATGGTTCATAACTTTGTTCGCAGCCATTTTACGACGAAAAAAGTTCCTGCGGTAGCTCTCGGTATAATTCAAAAAGGGTTAACTTGGGAGGACTTACTCCAAATTCGCCTGATTTGTTGA
- a CDS encoding CHAT domain-containing protein has translation MNTSQINVLVVFANPRGTSPLRLSTEDRVIRESIRLSRYRNDISLTIRHATTVHDLRRSLLDEDFQIVHISGHGTGSGLVLEDDAGGIYVPPQQALADLFQAYKSIQCVILNACYSISQGELMSLGIPFTIGMEGSIGCDL, from the coding sequence ATGAATACATCACAGATCAATGTCTTAGTCGTCTTTGCTAATCCTCGTGGTACAAGCCCCCTAAGACTTAGTACAGAAGATAGGGTAATTCGTGAATCTATTCGCCTTAGTCGATATCGTAACGATATATCTTTAACTATTAGGCACGCTACGACAGTTCATGATCTACGTCGATCTTTGCTAGATGAAGATTTTCAGATCGTCCACATATCTGGGCATGGAACTGGCTCTGGACTGGTGTTAGAGGATGACGCTGGTGGAATATATGTACCTCCACAGCAAGCTCTTGCAGATTTATTTCAAGCATATAAATCTATTCAATGTGTAATTTTAAATGCCTGTTATTCAATTTCTCAAGGCGAGCTTATGTCTCTTGGGATACCCTTCACAATCGGAATGGAGGGTTCAATTGGGTGCGACCTTTAG
- a CDS encoding transposase gives MWAYIQKQPQETKRLLGIEYPKLLELITYGKLLKKEFEESKTTLIKAGGGNKPKLSEEEQIVLMLVYLRHYPTFQLLGIMFEISESSAHNIFNYWQSLFGENLPASLFEQLKKLPEEIEKVKEELIQHELIVDATEQPVERPLGQEAQKPYYSGKQKRHTSKSQIIICPKIKEIVDVVIGEIGSKSDVQILRQRLAKFHQEQGFLGDKAYEGEFQLTTPKKKPKGRELSKEEKERNSWLSSRRVVVEHMIRLLKVFKVMQEKFRLRKGRYKSLISTVCGLVRLRINALILSIIKCSESGQVIEVKMSHCFLPELNLEV, from the coding sequence ATGTGGGCTTATATTCAAAAACAGCCTCAAGAAACAAAGAGGTTGTTAGGAATAGAGTACCCAAAATTATTAGAGCTTATAACCTATGGCAAATTACTTAAAAAAGAATTTGAAGAAAGCAAAACCACACTGATTAAAGCAGGTGGTGGAAATAAACCGAAATTATCAGAGGAGGAGCAAATAGTTTTAATGCTAGTTTACTTAAGGCATTATCCGACCTTTCAGCTACTAGGAATAATGTTTGAAATAAGTGAATCGTCTGCCCATAATATATTCAATTATTGGCAGTCACTATTCGGAGAAAATTTACCAGCAAGTCTATTTGAACAACTAAAAAAGTTGCCAGAAGAAATAGAAAAAGTTAAAGAGGAGCTAATCCAACATGAACTAATAGTGGATGCGACAGAACAACCAGTAGAAAGACCTTTAGGGCAGGAGGCACAAAAACCATACTACTCAGGTAAACAAAAAAGGCATACCTCAAAAAGCCAAATAATCATTTGCCCAAAAATCAAGGAGATTGTGGATGTTGTGATAGGAGAAATAGGTTCAAAGAGCGATGTACAAATATTACGTCAAAGATTGGCTAAATTCCATCAAGAACAAGGCTTTCTAGGTGATAAAGCCTACGAGGGAGAATTCCAATTAACAACACCAAAAAAGAAACCAAAGGGGCGAGAATTAAGCAAAGAAGAAAAAGAAAGAAATAGTTGGTTATCGTCTCGACGAGTAGTGGTTGAACATATGATTCGATTGCTCAAAGTATTCAAAGTGATGCAAGAAAAATTTAGACTAAGAAAGGGAAGATATAAGTCATTAATCTCAACAGTATGTGGATTGGTGAGACTAAGGATAAATGCGCTGATATTAAGCATTATAAAATGTAGCGAATCAGGGCAGGTAATTGAGGTAAAGATGAGTCATTGTTTTTTGCCAGAATTGAATTTGGAGGTCTGA
- a CDS encoding IS4 family transposase: MTTAAVEEYKIMLSVGDTTFLDYRNIKEKREGYGPTGKGGNGLILHSALAIEPEKGQVLGLLWQKLWNREVKEKPPTDETAKQKKERQKEQRKAARQRPFEEKESYKWVEALNTCEKQVESSTRVIHVFDREGDVSEVFDSVRQLKHTGVLVRASHNRSLDKNSERLWQHLESEPIRFHQEIEIPSTGKRKARKVKLAVRFCSVNLRTPYRFDNRDPLNVYAVYATEIDCPEGETPLSWMLLTTEVVETIEMAVTILRWYTYRWRVEEFHKVLKSGCQSERYRLASDGMKTLLGFLSVIAVELLHVTYLHRTQPDALAIEILNPLQLQVLKAAASQKLPPILTVAWAVESVAFLGGYLEHRRKTPLGIQVLWRGWLKLHDLCQGWQLAIRT, from the coding sequence ATGACAACTGCCGCCGTAGAAGAATATAAGATAATGCTATCAGTCGGAGATACGACCTTCTTAGATTATCGCAATATCAAGGAAAAAAGGGAAGGGTATGGGCCGACTGGAAAAGGAGGGAATGGATTAATACTGCATAGTGCTTTAGCAATTGAGCCAGAAAAAGGACAAGTATTAGGTTTATTATGGCAAAAACTGTGGAATAGGGAGGTAAAAGAAAAGCCCCCAACAGATGAAACGGCGAAGCAGAAAAAAGAAAGACAGAAAGAACAAAGAAAAGCAGCTCGTCAAAGACCATTTGAGGAAAAAGAATCCTACAAATGGGTAGAGGCTCTAAACACCTGTGAGAAACAGGTAGAAAGTTCAACGAGGGTAATTCATGTATTTGACAGAGAAGGAGATGTTTCAGAAGTCTTTGACTCAGTGCGTCAACTCAAGCATACAGGAGTGCTGGTCAGAGCGTCTCATAATCGTAGTTTAGACAAAAATAGTGAACGACTTTGGCAACATTTGGAATCAGAACCGATTCGTTTTCATCAAGAAATCGAGATTCCGAGTACAGGAAAAAGAAAAGCACGGAAGGTTAAGCTTGCCGTCCGATTTTGCTCAGTTAATCTACGAACTCCCTATCGTTTTGATAATCGTGACCCGTTGAATGTCTATGCTGTTTATGCGACAGAAATCGATTGTCCCGAAGGCGAAACTCCTTTATCTTGGATGCTTCTGACTACAGAAGTTGTTGAGACTATTGAGATGGCTGTCACTATTCTTCGTTGGTACACCTACCGATGGCGGGTTGAAGAATTTCATAAAGTCCTTAAGTCTGGTTGTCAGAGTGAGCGTTATCGACTTGCCTCTGATGGAATGAAAACTCTTTTGGGTTTTTTAAGTGTCATTGCTGTTGAACTTTTACACGTTACTTATCTTCATCGTACCCAGCCCGATGCTCTCGCGATTGAAATTCTTAATCCTCTTCAACTTCAGGTGTTAAAAGCAGCCGCCTCTCAAAAACTTCCCCCTATTTTGACTGTTGCTTGGGCTGTCGAGTCTGTTGCTTTTCTTGGTGGTTATCTTGAACATCGTCGTAAAACTCCTCTCGGTATCCAAGTCCTTTGGCGCGGTTGGTTGAAGTTGCATGACCTTTGCCAAGGCTGGCAGCTTGCAATCCGCACTTAA
- a CDS encoding energy-coupling factor ABC transporter ATP-binding protein produces the protein MTSCLCVENLNYTYPDGTQALMDINIRINEGEKVALIGANGSGKSTLQFHLNGLLQAQSGKVWVNQSAVIPANFTRIRAWIGLVFQNPDDQLFMPTVEEDIAFGPKNLGVKGAILNRLVRDSLEAVNLDPDHYLHRNPEHLSGGEKKRVAIAGVLAMQPQILVLDEPSAQLDPRSRRQLIELLAQLPVTQLIATHDLDLALELCDRSLVLSRGHLVYDGSIWPLMADHAFLARHALESPLSFARPYCNLKDHPLSSV, from the coding sequence ATGACGAGTTGTCTTTGCGTTGAAAACCTAAACTATACCTATCCTGATGGCACTCAAGCTCTCATGGATATCAATATCCGCATTAACGAGGGTGAAAAGGTTGCTTTGATCGGAGCGAATGGTTCCGGCAAATCGACCCTACAATTTCATCTCAATGGTTTATTGCAAGCCCAGAGTGGCAAGGTTTGGGTGAACCAATCTGCGGTGATTCCAGCCAATTTTACCCGTATTCGTGCTTGGATTGGCTTAGTCTTTCAAAATCCCGATGATCAGTTGTTTATGCCAACGGTCGAGGAGGATATTGCCTTTGGCCCCAAAAATTTAGGGGTAAAGGGGGCCATCCTCAATCGCCTTGTTCGAGACTCTCTAGAAGCCGTTAATCTCGATCCGGATCACTATCTTCACCGTAATCCTGAACACCTCTCCGGTGGTGAAAAAAAGCGGGTGGCGATCGCGGGTGTATTGGCCATGCAGCCCCAAATTTTGGTTTTAGACGAACCCTCTGCCCAACTCGATCCCCGTTCCCGACGGCAGTTAATTGAACTTTTAGCTCAGTTGCCTGTTACCCAATTGATTGCTACCCATGATTTAGATCTGGCCCTTGAACTCTGCGATCGCAGTTTGGTACTGAGTCGAGGCCATCTCGTCTATGACGGTTCCATCTGGCCATTGATGGCTGATCACGCTTTTTTAGCACGCCATGCCCTAGAATCGCCTCTAAGCTTTGCCCGTCCCTATTGCAACCTCAAGGATCACCCCCTTAGCTCCGTTTAG
- a CDS encoding transposase, with translation MLEWWTKNFASCELGDERLNNRAFSIGKKLSEGFGKALSEVFKGGNELKRAYEFLGIRKQTLSR, from the coding sequence ATGTTGGAATGGTGGACAAAAAACTTTGCCAGTTGTGAATTGGGAGACGAGAGGCTAAACAATCGTGCCTTCTCGATTGGGAAAAAGTTAAGTGAGGGGTTTGGAAAAGCCTTATCAGAAGTGTTTAAGGGAGGAAACGAGTTAAAGAGGGCCTATGAATTTTTGGGAATCCGAAAACAGACTTTGTCAAGATAA
- a CDS encoding VWA domain-containing protein, which yields MIYGGTPMCQALKVVKERFRKELLGHKDKRDLVLFLLSDGEPTDGNPLLIAREIKAMGVSIICCLIDNKDIIDPQILFNQPNPSWNNNACLMFEMASEIEEKSHFSRFLLKKGWVINSQAKMFVQLNHSRVLEEFIQIILSPLNQDQEILEPTPRGQ from the coding sequence ATGATTTATGGTGGCACACCAATGTGTCAAGCACTCAAGGTCGTGAAAGAGCGATTTAGGAAAGAGTTGTTAGGACATAAGGATAAACGAGATTTGGTTTTATTTCTACTATCTGATGGCGAACCGACAGATGGAAATCCTCTCTTGATTGCTAGGGAGATTAAGGCAATGGGTGTGAGTATTATCTGCTGTCTAATTGACAACAAAGATATTATTGATCCACAAATACTATTCAATCAACCAAATCCAAGTTGGAATAATAATGCTTGCTTGATGTTTGAGATGGCATCCGAGATTGAAGAAAAATCACATTTTTCTAGATTTCTGTTAAAAAAAGGGTGGGTTATTAACTCACAAGCCAAAATGTTTGTTCAGTTGAACCACTCCAGGGTTCTAGAGGAATTTATTCAAATCATCCTCAGCCCGTTAAATCAAGATCAAGAAATTTTAGAGCCTACACCACGAGGTCAATAA
- the rbfA gene encoding 30S ribosome-binding factor RbfA has product MATGRRVSRVSSLIKREVSQMLLYDIKDDRVGAGMVSVTEVEVSGDLQHAKIFVSIYGTPEAKTETMEGLRSSAPFVRRELGQRMRLRRTPEIAFLEDTSLERGDRILHLLNDLHLPEEVQASEIQEAETASS; this is encoded by the coding sequence ATGGCTACAGGTCGTCGCGTTTCCCGTGTCTCTTCACTGATTAAGCGGGAAGTCAGTCAAATGTTGCTCTACGATATCAAAGATGATCGGGTTGGAGCCGGTATGGTAAGCGTGACTGAGGTGGAGGTTTCTGGTGATCTGCAACACGCCAAAATCTTTGTCAGTATTTACGGCACGCCCGAAGCTAAAACCGAAACCATGGAGGGTTTGCGTTCCTCAGCCCCCTTTGTTCGTCGAGAATTGGGACAAAGAATGCGACTACGCAGAACCCCAGAAATTGCCTTTTTAGAAGATACTTCCCTCGAACGGGGCGATCGCATTTTGCATTTATTAAATGATCTACATTTGCCAGAGGAAGTTCAGGCATCAGAAATTCAAGAAGCGGAAACCGCGTCCTCTTAG
- a CDS encoding 50S ribosome-binding GTPase → MNTKLLQTPLLTRLQWFILSLPIAVLVLFILFAASWQIHQWGLSWLWAIFTIILVGWRWLLVKWTRSLPDSLAEAVTELEQTTLVPLTDNQKEDQRLLVLENNLQTILKNSQQDKPFWEDWPTFGQRCQEVVIAVAHCYHPEVKYPLLNIYIPQAYGLIRGTVDALDLWLQKLAPVLNQVTLAQAYQSYEIYQKVEPSLRKAWQLWNWAQWLLNPAVALARQLSQNSSDQATQQLVGNLSQLLREAALKNLSRQAIALYSGNQLPAAIFQSSPFQSSTPTIAKASTQTLRELLLEAESPETLEIKPVNLLLVGRTGAGKSSLINTLFQSQFIQTDLLPNTEDLQKYQWQIATGESLTIWDSPGYEQTQRSDLRQRLLDYAQTADLLLLLNPALDPALQMDADFLNDIYQQIPDLPVFVLVSQVDKLRPFREWQPPYDWQWGMKTKEQSIREAVQYRVEQLGNVCERVLPIVTRDPDLGRQEWGIDDLSLALLAAIAPAKQIRLARFLDNLEARTIAAAQIIDHYSFQMTTTQGLTALLKSPVLQFISSLTTGSPTLAYLLAEKIPIEQLPLVIGKLQMAYDLFNLLNDQTTTSLSFNLLSLWPLLLDNVATPDRNAYAFGHALVEYWTRSLNPSQLENQYKSYLPQS, encoded by the coding sequence TTTACCGATCGCCGTTTTAGTCCTTTTCATCCTCTTTGCAGCCAGTTGGCAAATTCATCAATGGGGTTTAAGTTGGCTCTGGGCAATTTTTACTATCATTCTGGTTGGCTGGCGTTGGTTATTGGTAAAATGGACGCGATCGCTTCCTGATTCCCTCGCCGAGGCGGTTACAGAATTAGAGCAAACAACGCTAGTTCCCTTAACGGATAATCAGAAGGAAGATCAACGCTTATTAGTCTTAGAAAATAACTTACAAACGATTCTCAAAAACAGTCAACAGGATAAACCTTTTTGGGAAGATTGGCCTACCTTTGGCCAACGTTGTCAGGAAGTTGTAATAGCCGTGGCCCATTGCTATCATCCAGAAGTTAAATATCCTCTGCTCAATATTTATATTCCCCAAGCCTACGGACTGATTCGAGGAACAGTGGATGCTCTTGATCTTTGGTTGCAAAAATTAGCTCCTGTCCTGAACCAAGTTACCCTCGCTCAAGCCTATCAATCCTACGAAATTTATCAAAAAGTTGAACCCTCTCTTCGCAAAGCTTGGCAATTGTGGAATTGGGCCCAATGGTTATTAAATCCTGCTGTTGCCTTGGCTCGTCAATTAAGTCAGAATTCTAGTGATCAGGCAACCCAACAATTAGTCGGTAATTTGAGCCAATTACTGCGAGAAGCAGCCCTCAAAAATCTTAGTCGGCAAGCGATCGCGCTCTATAGTGGGAATCAACTACCCGCCGCTATTTTTCAATCTTCTCCTTTTCAATCTTCCACTCCGACTATTGCCAAAGCTTCGACCCAAACTTTACGGGAACTACTATTAGAGGCTGAATCGCCTGAAACCCTAGAGATTAAACCGGTCAATTTGCTTTTAGTCGGACGAACGGGAGCCGGCAAAAGTAGTTTAATTAATACGCTTTTTCAATCCCAATTTATTCAAACCGATCTTTTACCGAATACAGAAGATTTACAGAAATATCAGTGGCAAATAGCAACAGGAGAAAGTCTCACTATTTGGGATAGTCCTGGTTATGAACAAACTCAGCGTTCTGATCTGCGACAACGCCTTTTAGATTATGCTCAAACTGCCGATCTATTATTGTTATTAAATCCTGCTCTTGACCCTGCTTTACAAATGGATGCGGATTTTCTCAATGATATCTATCAACAAATACCCGATTTACCTGTTTTTGTTCTTGTTAGTCAAGTGGATAAACTACGGCCATTTCGAGAGTGGCAACCTCCCTACGATTGGCAATGGGGCATGAAGACTAAGGAACAATCGATTCGAGAAGCTGTTCAGTATCGTGTTGAACAGTTAGGGAATGTTTGTGAACGAGTTTTACCGATTGTTACTCGTGATCCTGATTTAGGACGACAGGAATGGGGCATTGATGATCTTTCTCTTGCTCTTTTGGCCGCGATCGCTCCTGCTAAACAGATTCGATTAGCCCGCTTTTTAGACAATTTAGAAGCCCGAACCATCGCCGCCGCCCAGATTATTGATCATTATAGTTTTCAGATGACGACAACCCAGGGATTAACCGCCTTGTTAAAAAGTCCGGTTCTACAGTTTATCTCTAGTCTAACTACTGGTTCCCCTACTTTAGCCTATTTACTGGCTGAAAAAATTCCGATTGAGCAACTGCCTTTAGTGATTGGCAAACTTCAGATGGCCTATGATCTTTTCAATTTACTTAATGATCAGACGACAACTTCTTTAAGCTTTAATCTGCTTTCTCTTTGGCCATTACTTCTCGATAATGTTGCTACGCCTGATCGCAATGCCTACGCTTTTGGTCATGCTTTAGTCGAATACTGGACGCGATCGCTGAATCCATCTCAACTGGAAAATCAATACAAAAGTTATTTACCACAATCATGA
- a CDS encoding IS4 family transposase, giving the protein MARQHPRRKGNPDLRRKINQPGVEIPEITKELFELLEPTMFTPLKYLQGTHEKMMRDRVLNLPVMVALVLSIVYRQIAGISEAVRLLEEEGLLWVASLKVSKQAVSKRMMNVPAEIFAILLKGVLEKAAEKGKKLQVGEKWEKIREKFSAVWIADGSTLEQIRKNMKISKEEKSKLGGKIMMVVEAFTQRPVTLWYTENDKSNDKIWCEELAAKLPENGLILVDMGFFSFVWFDLLTEAKKFFLTRFRAGTSYKTKQVLSQGSHYRDEIIIMGNYRSNPCKHPVRLVSVLWGTIWYQYLTNVLSPEQLSAEEVCDLYRRRWTIEEAFLLTKRLLGLAYLWVGNKNGVQIQIICTLIFYTVLNQLVGEVAIALNQPKEKISVEMVFRSLYYVAKAIARGEKPDTVTYLAERAKLFGLVKAERKRHREKAALNQQIWEPIPLS; this is encoded by the coding sequence ATGGCAAGACAACATCCTCGGAGAAAAGGAAACCCAGACTTACGTCGTAAGATAAATCAGCCAGGGGTAGAAATCCCTGAAATAACAAAAGAGTTGTTTGAATTACTAGAACCCACAATGTTTACACCATTAAAATATTTACAGGGAACTCATGAGAAAATGATGAGAGATAGGGTATTAAATTTACCAGTAATGGTGGCATTAGTGTTAAGTATAGTGTATCGTCAAATAGCGGGTATAAGTGAAGCGGTAAGACTGTTAGAGGAAGAGGGATTGCTATGGGTAGCATCATTAAAAGTAAGCAAACAGGCAGTATCAAAAAGAATGATGAATGTGCCAGCCGAAATATTTGCAATATTACTAAAAGGAGTGTTAGAAAAAGCAGCCGAAAAAGGGAAGAAGCTCCAAGTAGGAGAAAAATGGGAAAAAATAAGAGAAAAGTTTAGTGCAGTGTGGATAGCAGATGGCTCAACGCTAGAGCAGATAAGGAAAAATATGAAAATAAGTAAAGAAGAAAAGAGTAAATTGGGGGGTAAAATAATGATGGTAGTGGAAGCCTTTACCCAAAGACCCGTTACTTTATGGTACACAGAAAATGATAAATCAAATGATAAAATATGGTGTGAAGAATTGGCAGCTAAATTACCAGAAAATGGTTTAATTCTCGTAGATATGGGATTTTTTAGCTTTGTGTGGTTTGATTTGTTAACAGAAGCTAAAAAGTTTTTTCTAACCAGATTTAGAGCGGGTACATCTTACAAAACCAAACAAGTATTGTCTCAAGGTAGTCATTACAGAGATGAGATTATCATTATGGGAAATTACCGTTCTAATCCTTGCAAGCATCCGGTGAGATTAGTCTCAGTATTATGGGGAACAATCTGGTATCAGTATTTAACAAATGTGTTGTCTCCCGAACAACTGTCCGCCGAAGAGGTCTGTGATTTATATCGAAGACGATGGACAATCGAAGAAGCCTTTTTATTAACGAAAAGACTTTTAGGACTAGCCTATTTATGGGTAGGTAATAAGAATGGTGTCCAAATCCAGATTATTTGCACTTTGATTTTCTATACGGTCTTAAATCAATTGGTAGGGGAAGTGGCGATTGCTCTAAATCAACCGAAAGAAAAAATCTCAGTAGAGATGGTGTTTCGGAGTCTATACTATGTAGCGAAGGCTATTGCTAGAGGAGAAAAGCCTGATACAGTAACCTATCTGGCTGAACGTGCTAAGTTATTTGGTTTGGTCAAAGCTGAGAGAAAGCGACATCGAGAAAAGGCCGCTCTCAATCAACAAATTTGGGAACCCATTCCTTTAAGTTGA